Genomic window (Kwoniella botswanensis chromosome 1, complete sequence):
ACTTGCGTTATTCCAATGATTCGTAGTTTGGCTGATAATTCCATGCCTATCAGTTCACTTACTTTCCCTACCGGTATGCTTAACATCTCTTCCGATGTAACCTGAAACACCATCTGACATGCGGTGTTGTCAATCATAGACTACCCTTTCAAACCCCCCAAGGTCCAATTCACCACCAAGATCTACCACCCTAATATCAACGCTAACGGTTCAATCTGTTTGGATATCTTGAGAGATCAATGGAGTCCTGCATTGACCATTTCGAAGGGTGGGTCTCGTTTCTTTCTCACTCAGTGATTGTTGATACACCAGATACTGACTGGTTCATTATTGGATGTCATCTAGTTCTCCTCTCGATCTGTTCAATGTTAACAGACCCCAACCCTGATGATCCATTGGTACCGGAGATCGCTAACGTGAGTTTTGCGGTTTCATTTTCCGAGACGCAGCATCTTACAATCTGTGCTTCATTGTAAACCTActattcttctctctcttctccccCGTTGTTTCCTCGACATCCCATGATATACCACAATTTAGACTGTGTACTCTCTCCATCTTTTCCTATATGCAGTGAGCTGACTTGTGTGACCTG
Coding sequences:
- a CDS encoding ubiquitin-conjugating enzyme E2 4, translated to MALKRINKELIDLGRDPPSSCSAGPINDNLFQWQATIMGPADSPYAGGVFFLSLTFPTDYPFKPPKVQFTTKIYHPNINANGSICLDILRDQWSPALTISKVLLSICSMLTDPNPDDPLVPEIANTYKTDRPRYEATAREWTRK